Proteins encoded by one window of Drosophila melanogaster chromosome X:
- the Imp gene encoding IGF-II mRNA-binding protein, isoform J: MASELDQFADLELSKEDREQIFDPPLDRQQLEGAGTSRAAVGLNGVEFEGSKLHAEQLDKNQRRSQRNQRNPYPGMPGPGRQADFPLRILVQSEMVGAIIGRQGSTIRTITQQSRARVDVHRKENVGSLEKSITIYGNPENCTNACKRILEVMQQEAISTNKGELSPECSEICLKILAHNNLIGRIIGKSGNTIKRIMQDTDTKITVSSINDINSFNLERIITVKGLIENMSRAENQISTKLRQSYENDLQAMAPQSLMFPGLHPMAMMSTPGNGMVFNTSMPFPSCQSFAMSKTPASVVPPVFPNDLQETTYLYIPNNAVGAIIGTRGSHIRSIMRFSNASLKIAPLDADKPLDQQTERKVTIVGTPEGQWKAQYMIFEKMREEGFMCGTDDVRLTVELLVASSQVGRIIGKGGQNVRELQRVTGSVIKLPEHALAPPSGGDEETPVHIIGLFYSVQSAQRRIRAMMLSTNPPPITKKQKAAKEQLQQQQQSLAGAASSGSQQQQPQSPSQQQALPPQLHHQPVSSASSSSTPPAHHQQQASTAATSHQLQQQQPSPPPPGNATAAAAQQQQQLASSQQ; the protein is encoded by the exons AGCTGCTGTTGGTCTGAACGGTGTCGAGTTCGAGGGCAGCAAGCTGCATGCCGAGCAGCTGGACAAGAACCAGCGGCGTAGCCAGCGTAACCAGCGCAATCCGTATCCGGGTATGCCCGGTCCCGGACGCCAGGCGGACTTTCCGCTGCGCATTCTTGTGCAGAGCGAAATGGTGGGCGCCATCATTGGTCGACAGGGCAGCACCATCAGGACGATCACACAACAGAGCCGTGCTCGCGTCGACGTCCATCGTAAGGAGAATGTTGGATCGCTGGAGAAATCGATTACGATCTATGGCAATCCGGAGAACTGCACCAACGCCTGTAAGCGCATCCTGGAAGTTATGCAGCAGGAGGCCATCTCTACGAATAAGGG TGAACTCTCCCCGGAATGCAGTGAAATTTGCCTCAAAATACTCGCCCACAACAATTTGATTGGACGAATCATTGGCAAGTCGGGCAATACCATTAAACGGATCATGCAGGACACCGATACGAAGATCACTGTCAGCTCTATCAACGACATCAACAGCTTCAATTTGGAGCGAATCATTACGGTCAAGGGATTAATTGAGAACATGTCGCGTGCTGAGAACCAAATTAGCACCAAGCTGCGCCAGAGCTACGAGAACGATCTGCAGGCGATGGCGCCGCAGAGCCTCATGTTCCCCGGTCTCCATCCGATGGCAATGATGTCGACACCGGGCAACGGCATGGTCTTCAATACGAGCATGCCGTTCCCCTCGTGTCAAAGCTTTGCCATGTCCAAGACTCCGGCTAGTGTGGTGCCACCGGTCTTCCCCAATGACCTACAGGAAACCACCTATCTCTACATACCCAACAACGCTGTCGGCGCCATTATCGGCACCAGGGGCTCGCATATCCGAAGCATAATGCGCTTCTCGAACGCATCCCTTAAAATAGCCCCCCTCGACGCCGACAAGCCGCTGGACCAACAAACGGAGCGCAAGGTGACGATTGTTGGCACACCGGAGGGTCAGTGGAAGGCGCAGTACATGATCTTCGAGAAGATGCGCGAAGAAGGCTTCATGTGTGGCACGGACGATGTGCGCCTCACGGTTGAGTTGCTTGTGGCCAGCTCTCAG GTGGGCCGTATCATTGGCAAGGGTGGCCAAAATGTGCGAGAATTGCAGCGCGTGACGGGCAGTGTGATCAAATTGCCCGAACATGCCCTTGCACCGCCATCCGGTGGAGATGAAGAGACACCAGTGCACATCATCGGACTATTCTACAGTGTACAG TCTGCCCAGCGACGCATCCGAGCCATGATGCTTTCGACAAATCCGCCGCCAATAACCAAAAAACAGAAAGCTGCCAAAGAAcaattgcaacaacagcaacagagcCTAGCCGGAGCCGCGTCCAGCGGttcccagcagcaacagccacagTCGCCATCTCAACAACAGGCACTGCCGCCGCAATTGCATCATCAGCCTGTGTCGTCGGCGTCGTCATCGTCGACGCCGCCTGcacaccatcagcagcaggcgTCGACGGCAGCGACCTCAcaccagctgcagcagcagcagccatcgCCGCCGCCACCTGGCAATGCAACTGCGGCCGCagctcagcagcagcagcagctggcgaGCTCACAACAGTAA
- the Imp gene encoding IGF-II mRNA-binding protein, isoform L — translation MASELDQFADLELSKEDREQIFDPPLDRQQLEGAGTSSVTTSKILISGIPMQTRFEDIEPLLKPYGIVKQCEAISSKDQNTQTVHITFENPEQAQRAAVGLNGVEFEGSKLHAEQLDKNQRRSQRNQRNPYPGMPGPGRQADFPLRILVQSEMVGAIIGRQGSTIRTITQQSRARVDVHRKENVGSLEKSITIYGNPENCTNACKRILEVMQQEAISTNKGELSPECSEICLKILAHNNLIGRIIGKSGNTIKRIMQDTDTKITVSSINDINSFNLERIITVKGLIENMSRAENQISTKLRQSYENDLQAMAPQSLMFPGLHPMAMMSTPGNGMVFNTSMPFPSCQSFAMSKTPASVVPPVFPNDLQETTYLYIPNNAVGAIIGTRGSHIRSIMRFSNASLKIAPLDADKPLDQQTERKVTIVGTPEGQWKAQYMIFEKMREEGFMCGTDDVRLTVELLVASSQVGRIIGKGGQNVRELQRVTGSVIKLPEHALAPPSGGDEETPVHIIGLFYSVQSAQRRIRAMMLSTNPPPITKKQKAAKEQLQQQQQSLAGAASSGSQQQQPQSPSQQQALPPQLHHQPVSSASSSSTPPAHHQQQASTAATSHQLQQQQPSPPPPGNATAAAAQQQQQLASSQQ, via the exons TGTTACGACATCAAAAATCTTAATAAGCGGCATACCGATGCAAACACGTTTCGAAGACATCGAACCGCTACTGAAGCCCTATGGCATCGTCAAACAGTGTGAGGCTATTTCTAGTAAGGATCAAAATACTCAAACAGTACATATAACATTCGAAAATCCTGAGCAGGCGCAAAG AGCTGCTGTTGGTCTGAACGGTGTCGAGTTCGAGGGCAGCAAGCTGCATGCCGAGCAGCTGGACAAGAACCAGCGGCGTAGCCAGCGTAACCAGCGCAATCCGTATCCGGGTATGCCCGGTCCCGGACGCCAGGCGGACTTTCCGCTGCGCATTCTTGTGCAGAGCGAAATGGTGGGCGCCATCATTGGTCGACAGGGCAGCACCATCAGGACGATCACACAACAGAGCCGTGCTCGCGTCGACGTCCATCGTAAGGAGAATGTTGGATCGCTGGAGAAATCGATTACGATCTATGGCAATCCGGAGAACTGCACCAACGCCTGTAAGCGCATCCTGGAAGTTATGCAGCAGGAGGCCATCTCTACGAATAAGGG TGAACTCTCCCCGGAATGCAGTGAAATTTGCCTCAAAATACTCGCCCACAACAATTTGATTGGACGAATCATTGGCAAGTCGGGCAATACCATTAAACGGATCATGCAGGACACCGATACGAAGATCACTGTCAGCTCTATCAACGACATCAACAGCTTCAATTTGGAGCGAATCATTACGGTCAAGGGATTAATTGAGAACATGTCGCGTGCTGAGAACCAAATTAGCACCAAGCTGCGCCAGAGCTACGAGAACGATCTGCAGGCGATGGCGCCGCAGAGCCTCATGTTCCCCGGTCTCCATCCGATGGCAATGATGTCGACACCGGGCAACGGCATGGTCTTCAATACGAGCATGCCGTTCCCCTCGTGTCAAAGCTTTGCCATGTCCAAGACTCCGGCTAGTGTGGTGCCACCGGTCTTCCCCAATGACCTACAGGAAACCACCTATCTCTACATACCCAACAACGCTGTCGGCGCCATTATCGGCACCAGGGGCTCGCATATCCGAAGCATAATGCGCTTCTCGAACGCATCCCTTAAAATAGCCCCCCTCGACGCCGACAAGCCGCTGGACCAACAAACGGAGCGCAAGGTGACGATTGTTGGCACACCGGAGGGTCAGTGGAAGGCGCAGTACATGATCTTCGAGAAGATGCGCGAAGAAGGCTTCATGTGTGGCACGGACGATGTGCGCCTCACGGTTGAGTTGCTTGTGGCCAGCTCTCAG GTGGGCCGTATCATTGGCAAGGGTGGCCAAAATGTGCGAGAATTGCAGCGCGTGACGGGCAGTGTGATCAAATTGCCCGAACATGCCCTTGCACCGCCATCCGGTGGAGATGAAGAGACACCAGTGCACATCATCGGACTATTCTACAGTGTACAG TCTGCCCAGCGACGCATCCGAGCCATGATGCTTTCGACAAATCCGCCGCCAATAACCAAAAAACAGAAAGCTGCCAAAGAAcaattgcaacaacagcaacagagcCTAGCCGGAGCCGCGTCCAGCGGttcccagcagcaacagccacagTCGCCATCTCAACAACAGGCACTGCCGCCGCAATTGCATCATCAGCCTGTGTCGTCGGCGTCGTCATCGTCGACGCCGCCTGcacaccatcagcagcaggcgTCGACGGCAGCGACCTCAcaccagctgcagcagcagcagccatcgCCGCCGCCACCTGGCAATGCAACTGCGGCCGCagctcagcagcagcagcagctggcgaGCTCACAACAGTAA
- the Imp gene encoding IGF-II mRNA-binding protein, isoform C, translating to MHSNNNSSRLNNNISNNYYQQKQSLIRYLDRAAVGLNGVEFEGSKLHAEQLDKNQRRSQRNQRNPYPGMPGPGRQADFPLRILVQSEMVGAIIGRQGSTIRTITQQSRARVDVHRKENVGSLEKSITIYGNPENCTNACKRILEVMQQEAISTNKGEICLKILAHNNLIGRIIGKSGNTIKRIMQDTDTKITVSSINDINSFNLERIITVKGLIENMSRAENQISTKLRQSYENDLQAMAPQSLMFPGLHPMAMMSTPGNGMVFNTSMPFPSCQSFAMSKTPASVVPPVFPNDLQETTYLYIPNNAVGAIIGTRGSHIRSIMRFSNASLKIAPLDADKPLDQQTERKVTIVGTPEGQWKAQYMIFEKMREEGFMCGTDDVRLTVELLVASSQVGRIIGKGGQNVRELQRVTGSVIKLPEHALAPPSGGDEETPVHIIGLFYSVQSAQRRIRAMMLSTNPPPITKKQKAAKEQLQQQQQSLAGAASSGSQQQQPQSPSQQQALPPQLHHQPVSSASSSSTPPAHHQQQASTAATSHQLQQQQPSPPPPGNATAAAAQQQQQLASSQQ from the exons AGCTGCTGTTGGTCTGAACGGTGTCGAGTTCGAGGGCAGCAAGCTGCATGCCGAGCAGCTGGACAAGAACCAGCGGCGTAGCCAGCGTAACCAGCGCAATCCGTATCCGGGTATGCCCGGTCCCGGACGCCAGGCGGACTTTCCGCTGCGCATTCTTGTGCAGAGCGAAATGGTGGGCGCCATCATTGGTCGACAGGGCAGCACCATCAGGACGATCACACAACAGAGCCGTGCTCGCGTCGACGTCCATCGTAAGGAGAATGTTGGATCGCTGGAGAAATCGATTACGATCTATGGCAATCCGGAGAACTGCACCAACGCCTGTAAGCGCATCCTGGAAGTTATGCAGCAGGAGGCCATCTCTACGAATAAGGG TGAAATTTGCCTCAAAATACTCGCCCACAACAATTTGATTGGACGAATCATTGGCAAGTCGGGCAATACCATTAAACGGATCATGCAGGACACCGATACGAAGATCACTGTCAGCTCTATCAACGACATCAACAGCTTCAATTTGGAGCGAATCATTACGGTCAAGGGATTAATTGAGAACATGTCGCGTGCTGAGAACCAAATTAGCACCAAGCTGCGCCAGAGCTACGAGAACGATCTGCAGGCGATGGCGCCGCAGAGCCTCATGTTCCCCGGTCTCCATCCGATGGCAATGATGTCGACACCGGGCAACGGCATGGTCTTCAATACGAGCATGCCGTTCCCCTCGTGTCAAAGCTTTGCCATGTCCAAGACTCCGGCTAGTGTGGTGCCACCGGTCTTCCCCAATGACCTACAGGAAACCACCTATCTCTACATACCCAACAACGCTGTCGGCGCCATTATCGGCACCAGGGGCTCGCATATCCGAAGCATAATGCGCTTCTCGAACGCATCCCTTAAAATAGCCCCCCTCGACGCCGACAAGCCGCTGGACCAACAAACGGAGCGCAAGGTGACGATTGTTGGCACACCGGAGGGTCAGTGGAAGGCGCAGTACATGATCTTCGAGAAGATGCGCGAAGAAGGCTTCATGTGTGGCACGGACGATGTGCGCCTCACGGTTGAGTTGCTTGTGGCCAGCTCTCAG GTGGGCCGTATCATTGGCAAGGGTGGCCAAAATGTGCGAGAATTGCAGCGCGTGACGGGCAGTGTGATCAAATTGCCCGAACATGCCCTTGCACCGCCATCCGGTGGAGATGAAGAGACACCAGTGCACATCATCGGACTATTCTACAGTGTACAG TCTGCCCAGCGACGCATCCGAGCCATGATGCTTTCGACAAATCCGCCGCCAATAACCAAAAAACAGAAAGCTGCCAAAGAAcaattgcaacaacagcaacagagcCTAGCCGGAGCCGCGTCCAGCGGttcccagcagcaacagccacagTCGCCATCTCAACAACAGGCACTGCCGCCGCAATTGCATCATCAGCCTGTGTCGTCGGCGTCGTCATCGTCGACGCCGCCTGcacaccatcagcagcaggcgTCGACGGCAGCGACCTCAcaccagctgcagcagcagcagccatcgCCGCCGCCACCTGGCAATGCAACTGCGGCCGCagctcagcagcagcagcagctggcgaGCTCACAACAGTAA
- the Imp gene encoding IGF-II mRNA-binding protein, isoform E: MASELDQFADLELSKEDREQIFDPPLDRQQLEGAGTSRAAVGLNGVEFEGSKLHAEQLDKNQRRSQRNQRNPYPGMPGPGRQADFPLRILVQSEMVGAIIGRQGSTIRTITQQSRARVDVHRKENVGSLEKSITIYGNPENCTNACKRILEVMQQEAISTNKGEICLKILAHNNLIGRIIGKSGNTIKRIMQDTDTKITVSSINDINSFNLERIITVKGLIENMSRAENQISTKLRQSYENDLQAMAPQSLMFPGLHPMAMMSTPGNGMVFNTSMPFPSCQSFAMSKTPASVVPPVFPNDLQETTYLYIPNNAVGAIIGTRGSHIRSIMRFSNASLKIAPLDADKPLDQQTERKVTIVGTPEGQWKAQYMIFEKMREEGFMCGTDDVRLTVELLVASSQVGRIIGKGGQNVRELQRVTGSVIKLPEHALAPPSGGDEETPVHIIGLFYSVQSAQRRIRAMMLSTNPPPITKKQKAAKEQLQQQQQSLAGAASSGSQQQQPQSPSQQQALPPQLHHQPVSSASSSSTPPAHHQQQASTAATSHQLQQQQPSPPPPGNATAAAAQQQQQLASSQQ, from the exons AGCTGCTGTTGGTCTGAACGGTGTCGAGTTCGAGGGCAGCAAGCTGCATGCCGAGCAGCTGGACAAGAACCAGCGGCGTAGCCAGCGTAACCAGCGCAATCCGTATCCGGGTATGCCCGGTCCCGGACGCCAGGCGGACTTTCCGCTGCGCATTCTTGTGCAGAGCGAAATGGTGGGCGCCATCATTGGTCGACAGGGCAGCACCATCAGGACGATCACACAACAGAGCCGTGCTCGCGTCGACGTCCATCGTAAGGAGAATGTTGGATCGCTGGAGAAATCGATTACGATCTATGGCAATCCGGAGAACTGCACCAACGCCTGTAAGCGCATCCTGGAAGTTATGCAGCAGGAGGCCATCTCTACGAATAAGGG TGAAATTTGCCTCAAAATACTCGCCCACAACAATTTGATTGGACGAATCATTGGCAAGTCGGGCAATACCATTAAACGGATCATGCAGGACACCGATACGAAGATCACTGTCAGCTCTATCAACGACATCAACAGCTTCAATTTGGAGCGAATCATTACGGTCAAGGGATTAATTGAGAACATGTCGCGTGCTGAGAACCAAATTAGCACCAAGCTGCGCCAGAGCTACGAGAACGATCTGCAGGCGATGGCGCCGCAGAGCCTCATGTTCCCCGGTCTCCATCCGATGGCAATGATGTCGACACCGGGCAACGGCATGGTCTTCAATACGAGCATGCCGTTCCCCTCGTGTCAAAGCTTTGCCATGTCCAAGACTCCGGCTAGTGTGGTGCCACCGGTCTTCCCCAATGACCTACAGGAAACCACCTATCTCTACATACCCAACAACGCTGTCGGCGCCATTATCGGCACCAGGGGCTCGCATATCCGAAGCATAATGCGCTTCTCGAACGCATCCCTTAAAATAGCCCCCCTCGACGCCGACAAGCCGCTGGACCAACAAACGGAGCGCAAGGTGACGATTGTTGGCACACCGGAGGGTCAGTGGAAGGCGCAGTACATGATCTTCGAGAAGATGCGCGAAGAAGGCTTCATGTGTGGCACGGACGATGTGCGCCTCACGGTTGAGTTGCTTGTGGCCAGCTCTCAG GTGGGCCGTATCATTGGCAAGGGTGGCCAAAATGTGCGAGAATTGCAGCGCGTGACGGGCAGTGTGATCAAATTGCCCGAACATGCCCTTGCACCGCCATCCGGTGGAGATGAAGAGACACCAGTGCACATCATCGGACTATTCTACAGTGTACAG TCTGCCCAGCGACGCATCCGAGCCATGATGCTTTCGACAAATCCGCCGCCAATAACCAAAAAACAGAAAGCTGCCAAAGAAcaattgcaacaacagcaacagagcCTAGCCGGAGCCGCGTCCAGCGGttcccagcagcaacagccacagTCGCCATCTCAACAACAGGCACTGCCGCCGCAATTGCATCATCAGCCTGTGTCGTCGGCGTCGTCATCGTCGACGCCGCCTGcacaccatcagcagcaggcgTCGACGGCAGCGACCTCAcaccagctgcagcagcagcagccatcgCCGCCGCCACCTGGCAATGCAACTGCGGCCGCagctcagcagcagcagcagctggcgaGCTCACAACAGTAA
- the Imp gene encoding IGF-II mRNA-binding protein, isoform K, giving the protein MHSNNNSSRLNNNISNNYYQQKQSLIRYLDRVTTSKILISGIPMQTRFEDIEPLLKPYGIVKQCEAISSKDQNTQTVHITFENPEQAQRAAVGLNGVEFEGSKLHAEQLDKNQRRSQRNQRNPYPGMPGPGRQADFPLRILVQSEMVGAIIGRQGSTIRTITQQSRARVDVHRKENVGSLEKSITIYGNPENCTNACKRILEVMQQEAISTNKGELSPECSEICLKILAHNNLIGRIIGKSGNTIKRIMQDTDTKITVSSINDINSFNLERIITVKGLIENMSRAENQISTKLRQSYENDLQAMAPQSLMFPGLHPMAMMSTPGNGMVFNTSMPFPSCQSFAMSKTPASVVPPVFPNDLQETTYLYIPNNAVGAIIGTRGSHIRSIMRFSNASLKIAPLDADKPLDQQTERKVTIVGTPEGQWKAQYMIFEKMREEGFMCGTDDVRLTVELLVASSQVGRIIGKGGQNVRELQRVTGSVIKLPEHALAPPSGGDEETPVHIIGLFYSVQSAQRRIRAMMLSTNPPPITKKQKAAKEQLQQQQQSLAGAASSGSQQQQPQSPSQQQALPPQLHHQPVSSASSSSTPPAHHQQQASTAATSHQLQQQQPSPPPPGNATAAAAQQQQQLASSQQ; this is encoded by the exons TGTTACGACATCAAAAATCTTAATAAGCGGCATACCGATGCAAACACGTTTCGAAGACATCGAACCGCTACTGAAGCCCTATGGCATCGTCAAACAGTGTGAGGCTATTTCTAGTAAGGATCAAAATACTCAAACAGTACATATAACATTCGAAAATCCTGAGCAGGCGCAAAG AGCTGCTGTTGGTCTGAACGGTGTCGAGTTCGAGGGCAGCAAGCTGCATGCCGAGCAGCTGGACAAGAACCAGCGGCGTAGCCAGCGTAACCAGCGCAATCCGTATCCGGGTATGCCCGGTCCCGGACGCCAGGCGGACTTTCCGCTGCGCATTCTTGTGCAGAGCGAAATGGTGGGCGCCATCATTGGTCGACAGGGCAGCACCATCAGGACGATCACACAACAGAGCCGTGCTCGCGTCGACGTCCATCGTAAGGAGAATGTTGGATCGCTGGAGAAATCGATTACGATCTATGGCAATCCGGAGAACTGCACCAACGCCTGTAAGCGCATCCTGGAAGTTATGCAGCAGGAGGCCATCTCTACGAATAAGGG TGAACTCTCCCCGGAATGCAGTGAAATTTGCCTCAAAATACTCGCCCACAACAATTTGATTGGACGAATCATTGGCAAGTCGGGCAATACCATTAAACGGATCATGCAGGACACCGATACGAAGATCACTGTCAGCTCTATCAACGACATCAACAGCTTCAATTTGGAGCGAATCATTACGGTCAAGGGATTAATTGAGAACATGTCGCGTGCTGAGAACCAAATTAGCACCAAGCTGCGCCAGAGCTACGAGAACGATCTGCAGGCGATGGCGCCGCAGAGCCTCATGTTCCCCGGTCTCCATCCGATGGCAATGATGTCGACACCGGGCAACGGCATGGTCTTCAATACGAGCATGCCGTTCCCCTCGTGTCAAAGCTTTGCCATGTCCAAGACTCCGGCTAGTGTGGTGCCACCGGTCTTCCCCAATGACCTACAGGAAACCACCTATCTCTACATACCCAACAACGCTGTCGGCGCCATTATCGGCACCAGGGGCTCGCATATCCGAAGCATAATGCGCTTCTCGAACGCATCCCTTAAAATAGCCCCCCTCGACGCCGACAAGCCGCTGGACCAACAAACGGAGCGCAAGGTGACGATTGTTGGCACACCGGAGGGTCAGTGGAAGGCGCAGTACATGATCTTCGAGAAGATGCGCGAAGAAGGCTTCATGTGTGGCACGGACGATGTGCGCCTCACGGTTGAGTTGCTTGTGGCCAGCTCTCAG GTGGGCCGTATCATTGGCAAGGGTGGCCAAAATGTGCGAGAATTGCAGCGCGTGACGGGCAGTGTGATCAAATTGCCCGAACATGCCCTTGCACCGCCATCCGGTGGAGATGAAGAGACACCAGTGCACATCATCGGACTATTCTACAGTGTACAG TCTGCCCAGCGACGCATCCGAGCCATGATGCTTTCGACAAATCCGCCGCCAATAACCAAAAAACAGAAAGCTGCCAAAGAAcaattgcaacaacagcaacagagcCTAGCCGGAGCCGCGTCCAGCGGttcccagcagcaacagccacagTCGCCATCTCAACAACAGGCACTGCCGCCGCAATTGCATCATCAGCCTGTGTCGTCGGCGTCGTCATCGTCGACGCCGCCTGcacaccatcagcagcaggcgTCGACGGCAGCGACCTCAcaccagctgcagcagcagcagccatcgCCGCCGCCACCTGGCAATGCAACTGCGGCCGCagctcagcagcagcagcagctggcgaGCTCACAACAGTAA